GCTTCGTCCACGTGTCGAGTCACTTCGCCGCCGCCTACTGCTCCAGCCCGTTCGCCGCTCGCGGTGAGGACTCCTTCGTCCTGGTCTGGGACGGTGGCACCTTCCCCCGGCTGTACTTCGTCGACGCCGAACACGGCACCGTCGAGAACGGCGGGGAGGTCTTCCCCCTGATCGGCCACTCCTATGCCATGGCTGCCCAGTACTTCGGGCCATGGGCGCGCAGGTCCGGCGACCGGTCCAAGGTGGTGGACGACCTGTCCGTAGCCGGAAAGCTGATGGCGTACATCGCGCTGGGAGAGCCCAAGGACGCGATCCAGGAAGCCCTTCGCGACGCGTTCCACAAGAGTTTCGAAGCCCCCACCCAGGCCGTCGCGCAGTACCGCCAGGCGGTCACCGGCTGTGGCAGCAACGGCGAACCCTCACACCGTTACGTCCACGGGTACCTCAGTGACGCCGCTGAGCAGATCGGCACGCTCGGCGTCTCCGACGAGGATGTCCTCGCCAGCATGCACCAGTTCATGGAGGACCTTCTGGTCGAGCGGATCGTCGAGAAGGCCCGGCGATGGAAGGGGGACGGCCCCTGGAACCTCGCTTTCGCCGGTGGCTGCGCGCTGAACATCAAGTGGAACAGCGCGCTGCGTGCCCACCCACTGTTCAGGGATGTCTGGGTACCGCCCTTCCCCGACGACTCGGGGTCCGCCATCGGCACCGCCTGCGCCGCCTACGCGCACCTCAAGGGGGTGTCCGCTGTCCAGTGGAACGCCCGCACCGGGCCGAGCCTGGTTGCCACCCCTGATGTCCCCGAGGGCTGGACCTCTCGCGACTGTACGGTCGACGAGGTAGCCAAGATCCTGCACGAGACCGGCAAGCCGCTCGTCTTCCTGCACGGGAACGCGGAACTCGGCCCCCGGGCGCTCGGCGCACGCAGCATCATCAGCGTGGCCACCGACCCCGCGGCCAAGGACCTGCTGAACGAAATCAAGGAGCGGGAGTACTACCGCCCGGTGGCACCGATCTGCCTCGTCGAGCACGCGGAGGAGATCTTCGACCCCGGGACGCCGGACCCGTACATGCTCTTCGACCACGACGTCCGCCCGGACTGGGTGGAGCGGGTACCGGCCGTCATACACCTCGACGGCACCGCCCGCCTTCAGACCGTCAGCGTGGACGAGGACCCCGTACTCACCGATCTGCTGCGCTCCTACCACGCGCTCAGCGGAGTCCCGGTGCTCTGCAACACCAGCGCGAACCTCAACGGCAGGAGCTTCTTCCCGGACGCCGCTTCGGCCATGAAGTGGGGCCGGACCGACCACGTGTGGGCTGACGGGACTCTCTACAGCAAGAGCTGAAGGCCACTCGCGGGAGACGGCTGCCTCCGGTCAGGCCCGCCTCCTCCATGCCATGAACCTTCTCTCGGAGGATGAAACAAATTGACCAGTCAGACGAACAACCAGATCTACTTCCCGGACGCCGATGTCGCGCTGAACGAAGATGGCACTCGATTCGCGTCCTATCGCCGCGATGACACACAAGTGACCATCATTCATATCCCGCCGCACGGCTCCTTGGCGGCCCCCGCCGGCACGGAGTCCCGGGTAGGGATGGTCGTTCAGGGTCGGCTCTCCGTGACCGTCGGAGGTGTGACGAGGTCGATGGAGGCCGAGCGTGACGTCTACGTCGCCCCTCCCGGAGTGGACGTCTCGATTGCGAATAATTCCTCTGAAGAAGTCGTCGCACTCGAAATAAAACGCGCTCACGAGGGTGATTCCACACCCACCCCGAGTGAGTACTTCCTTGGCCCGTACGAGTCCCGCAAGTTCGTCGGGATGGACGTCACGTTCTTCGTGAACAACTGGATCGAGCTCATGCTCGCAGATATCCCCAGCGGCGGCGAGATGCCCTACCACAAGCACTCTCATGAGCAGGTCGGGATATGTCTGGACGGGCGCTACGAAATGACGGTCGAGAAGACGAGCAGCGAGCTGACGTTCGGCGGCACCTACTTCTGTGTGAGTCAGGAGGGTCACGGTGCCGTCAACCCCAACTCCGGTGTGGCGCGTTCCCTGAACATCTTCATTCCGCCCCGGTATCACCGGGTCTCCAAGCTGAAGAACGAGAAGGAAGCCCAGTGACACCAGCAGCGTGCGAACCGGACGGAAACCGCGAAGCCGGGCGTGCAGCAGCGGTCCACGTTCTCAAGTTGTGTCGAGAGGATGCACCATGATTCGCCATATCGTACTTTTCAAATTCAAGCCGGGCGTCGACTGGACTGATCCCAGGGCTTTGGCGGCGGAGCGCACTGCGGCTCAGGTGGGCAGTGAAGTGCCTGAGGTAAAAGAATGGCGAGTCGGCCGCAATGTGTCCCCTCGGGAGGTCGCTTACGACTTTCTTGTTGACGGGCTCCTCGAGGACATGGACAAGGTCGAAAGCTACCTTGTCCACCCCTTTCACCAGGATGCGATTCGGCAGTGGCGGGAGATCAGTGACTGGGTCATCGCCGACGTCGAGGTATAGCCCGGGTGCCACCGCGGACTCGTAGGCCCTGAGGGACACTCCGCCTCCCCCGCCCCAGTCGACTTGAAGAAGGACCGGCCCCGCCTCGGCTCATGCCGAGGCGGGGCATCTGCGTCGCCACGCGCTTCAGCGCTGTCCGAGGGGCTTCCAAGGGAGTTTTCGCCGGCCGAGGGGACAGCCCCGAGCCACCGGCAGATCGTGAAGGGCCTCTGTGAATCAGAGGCCCTTGAGAAGGAAAAGCCGCAGGTGGCGGCAGACGAGTCGGGCTGTACGCCGGGTTCTGTCGCCCTCCCTGTAGAGGGTCATGTCCCGTGACGTGGTGTAGGTGATCACTCGTGTGTGCCGAGCAGGAGGGTTGTGGTGTCCGGATAGAGGCTGTCCATGCTCTCGATGGAGAGGTAGCGGCGGGGGAAGGCAATCCATTCGTCGTGGAGTTCGGCGAGGACGGCGGTGGCGAGCCGGTTGACGGCTGCGGTGTTCGGGAAGACCTGGACGACGTCGGACCGGCGTTTGATCTCCCTGTTCAGCCGTTCGAGCGGGTTGGTCGACTGAATCTTCTTCCAGTGCTGGTGGGGCAAGTCCGCGAAGGCGGTCAGGTCCACCTTCGCGCCCAGCAGCATCTCTTGGACCTTGGGGAACTGCTCGCCGATCTGCGCGGTGGCCTCGGGCAACTCGATCGACCCCGCCCGCCACCATCCGCCGCCGGACCGGCTCCACCACCTCCCGCGCGCCCGGCACCACATGGCACCATCAAGTGCCATGTGGCGCCACCTGGGGCAGACAAGCCCCCTCCTCCCACTTTCGCCCACTCCGAGGACATACGTTTACGCAGGCCAAGACCGCCCCGCCGAGGGCGATCCCGACAGTCGCACCATGTGGCTTGCATGTGGCGTCATCGTGGTGCCATGATGGCGTCATGGACCTCACCTCGCACGTCGCCCCCTCCGCCGCGATGGGCGAGCTCACCCGTAAACCCGCCCCGGGCCTGGTCAGCGTACGACTGCGCGGACTCGCCCCCGGGTTCGTCGTGACACTGCCGGCCGATGGCACCACCCCCGGCAGTATCGACATCCGCCGCACCGACGCCTGACCCCCGCCGGGGCCGCCGGTCCCGGAGCACCCGGCCCCCAGCCCACCAGCCGTTCTCAGCCTTCCAACGGGAGAGCCCCATGTCTTCGTCTGTCATGCCCACATCCAGAAAGGGTGGCGGTCGCCCGTCGCCGGACGCCGTCTCCGCCGTCGGTCTGCGCAAGTCCTACGGCGACAAGGTCGTCCTCGACGGAATCGACCTCACGATCCCCGCAGGCACGGTCTTCGCGCTGCTCGGCCCGAACGGCGCCGGCAAGACCACCGCCGTGAAGATCCTCTCCACCCTCATCACCGCCGACGCCGGCGAACTGCACGTCGGCGGCCACGACCTGGCCACCGACCCGCAGGCCGTACGCGCCGCGATCGGCGTCACCGGGCAGTTCTCCGCCGTCGACGGGCTGATCACCGGCGAGGAGAACATGCTCCTCATGGCGGATCTGCACCACCTGCCCAAGAGCGAAGGGCGGCGGGTCGCCGCCGAACTCCTTGACCGCTTCGACCTCGCGGACGCCGCGAAGAAGCCCGCCGCCACCTACTCCGGCGGCATGAAGCGCCGTCTCGACATCGCCATGACCCTGGTCGGCAACCCGCGGATCATCTTCCTCGACGAGCCGACCACCGGACTCGACCCCCGCTCCCGTCACAACATGTGGCAGATCATCCGCCAACTCGTCTCCGACGGGGTCACCGTCTTCCTCACCACCCAGTACCTGGACGAGGCCGACGAACTCGCCGACCGCATCGCCGTACTGAACGACGGAAAGATCGCCGCCGAGGGCACCGCGGACGAGCTCAAGCGCATCGTGCCCGGCGGACACATCCGACTCCGCTTCACCGACCCGGCCGTCTACCGGTCGGCCGCGTCCACTCTGGGCGAGGTCACCCGGGACGACGAGGCCCTCTCGCTGCAGATCCCCAGCGACGGCAGCCAGCGGGAGCTGCGCGCCCTTCTCGACTGGCTGGACGTCGCCGGCGTCGAGGCCGACGAACTGACCGTGCACACCCCCGACCTGGACGACGTGTTCTTCGCCATGACAGGCAGCAAGCAGCCGGCCCAGGCCGCCCAGTCCAAGGAGACAGTCCGATGAGCGCCCTCTCCCTCGCCGCCCGCGACTCGTCCACGATGCTGCGCCGCAACCTCCTGCACGCCCGGCGCTACCCCTCCCTCACCCTGAACCTGCTCCTGACCCCGATCATGCTGCTCCTGCTCTTCGTCTACATCTTCGGCGACGTCATGAGCGCCGGAATCGGCGGCCCGGGCGCCAGCCGCTCCGACTACATCGCCTACATCGTCCCCGGCCTGCTGCTGATGACCATCGGCAGCACCACCATCGGCAGCGCCGTCTCCGTCTCCAACGACATGACCGAAGGCATCATCGCCCGCTTCCGCACCATGGCCATCCATCGCGGCTCCGTGCTCATCGGGCACGTCGTCGGCAGCGTCCTGCAATGCGTCGCCAGCGTGGTCCTCGTCGGCGCCGTCGGCGTGGCCATCGGCTTCCGCTCCACCGACGCCACCAGCCTCGAATGGCTGGCCGCCTTCGGACTGCTCGTCCTCTTCTCCACCGCGTTCACCTGGATCGCCGTCGGCATGGGCCTCATCAGCCCCAACGCCGAAGCCGCCAGCAACAACGCGATGCCGATGATCCTGCTGCCGATGCTGTCCAGCGCTTTCATCCCCGTCGACACCATGCCGGGCTGGTTCCAGCCGATCGGCGAGTACCAGCCCTTCACCCCCGCCATCGAAACGCTCCGGGGTCTGCTGCTCGGCACCGAGATCGGCAACAACGGATGGCTCGCCATCGGCTGGTGCGTGGGCCTCACCGTCCTCGGGTACTTCTGGTCGACCTCGAAGTTCAACAGCGACCAGAAATAGCCGCTGAGATCGCGGACCGGCCGGCGCGGCGGCAGAGGGGAAGGGCCGGCGCGACGGCCCGGGTCCGACGGCCCCGGAGCCGGTCAGGCCATCCGTACCACCTGACCGCTGTGCCGGGCGCGTTCCGCCGCCCAGACCACCAGGTGCGAGCGCAGAGCCTCGTCCGGGCCGGTGTTCACCAGCTCGCGGTCGTCGTCGGCTATCGCCGCGAGGAACGCCCGGATCAGCTCGTCGTCCGCGCCGCCGTGACCGTCCGCTGCCGACGCCCCGCCCTCGGGGTCGAAGTCGAAGACCTCCCGGGTGTCGGTGAGGAAGTCGTGGAGCGTGAGCGTACGGCCGTCGCCGTCGAGGGAGCCGTGGGTACCGAACACCCGCGTCTTGCGGAAGTCGAGACCGGTGAAGGCGGTCATGGTGAACGAGGCGGTGGCTCCGCCCTCGTACTGGAGGTTCACCACCTGGTGGTCCACGACGTCGTTGCGGCCGTTGTAGACGCACTCACCGTAGGGGCCGTCCTGGAGCGCCTTCGTCAGCCCGGCGCTCGTCACGTCGTCGGTGAGCACACCGAGCGGCCACTGCTCGAAGACCGGGTCGCCGAGGAAGCGTTCGTAGATGCGCGGGGCGGAATAGGCGCAGGTGCGTTCGACGGGGCAGGTGACGCAGCGGTCGCCGGCGCCCTCCGGCTTGTTCTCGGGACGGAAGTGGAAGAGGTTGCCGAAGGAGGAGACCTGTTCCACCGGCTTGCCCACCACATGGCCGAGCCAGTCGATGTCGTGGCACGACTTGGCGAGCAGCATCGATGACGACTCCGCTTCGATGCCCCACTTCCCTCACACCGTCTTCGAGTTCACCGCGGGAGACCCCGCGTACCTCAAGAACGGCAGCCTGGCGGTGGGGACTTCGTACACCGAGCACCGTACGGTGAGCCTGGCCAAGCAGGGCGGCACCTGGGTCATCACCGGCATCCGGCGGACACCGCTGGAGCGCCCGGCTCCGAAGCCCGCCGCCCGGTAGGACGACGCCGCCGGTCCCGCGCTACGCCACCACGCCCCGCTCCGCCAGCAGTTCGGACACCCGGTCCAGCGGCAGCGCCGGGACGTGGTGGCCGGCCCGGCCGGTCATCGACTGCGCGCCGGTGAGCACGTTGAGGACCGCCTCCTCCACCGACTCGACCACCGCGCCGTAGAAGGGGTCCATCCGGCCCCATGGCACGAAACGCATCGACTCGTACGGGGCGCTGCCGTCGTCCTCGGGGAACGTACTGGTCAGAGCACCCTCGTTGGCCGTGGAGAAGGCCAGGAAGATGTCGCCGGAGAAGTGGCTGCCGGTGGTTCCGGTGCGGGCGAGGCCGAGGGTCGCCCGCCGGGCCAGCGCCTTGCACTGGCCCGGCAGCAGGGGCGCGTCGGTGGCCACCACCACGATCACCGAGCCGGCCCCGGGCGGGACCTGGCGCTCACCGTCGGACTCCGGCGCGGGCCCGTCGGGCAGTTCGCGGCCCACCGGGACTCCGGCCACCACCAGTTCGCGCCGCGCGCCGAAGTTGGCCTGCACGAAGGCGCCCACGGTGTAGCGGTCCCCGCCGTACCCCACCACCCGCGAAGCCGTGCCCGAGCCGCCCTTGAATCCGTAGCAGCGCATGCCCGTACCGCCGCCGACGCATCCTTCCTCGACCGGTCCGGAGGATGCCGCCTCGATGGCGTCCGCCGCGTGGCGGGACTCGACGGCCGTGCCGTGGATGTCGTTGAGGTGGCCGTCCCAGGTCTCGGTGACCACCGGCAGCAGCCACTCGGGCGCCATGTCGCGGCGGTTGGCGCGCACCCACTCGACGACACCTCGGTGCACGGGCCCGACCGCGTACGTGTTGGTGATGAGCACCGGCACGGCGAGCGAACCGCTCTCCTCGATCCAGGCGGTGCCGGTCATCTCACCGTTGCCGTTGAACGAGTGCCAGCCGGCCGAGCACGGCGTGCCCACACCGTCCCTGCCGCGCGGGAGGAGGGCGGTGACTCCGGTGCGTACGTCGTCACCCTCGCAGAGGGTCACATAGCCCACCTCCACTCCGGGAACGTCCGTGATCGCATTCCACGGACCGGTTTCGCCGGTGAGGGGCAGGCCCAACTCGCGTGCCCTCATGCGCTTGTCGTCCACTGGTTCCTCCCGCGTGCCGTCGTCACCGTGCGGGCAGAGGCTACGGGAACACCCGCGGGCAGGAACAGTGCGGACCGGGTGCGCCGCCCGTCAGGCCTTTTCGCTCCGGACCGGCTCGTCGGTGACCTCGCCGTGACTCATCCACGGCCGTGCGAGCAGCACCAGGCAGACGCCCGCCAGTGCGAGGGCGATGAGGATGACGACGGCCATGGGAGTCGCACTGTCCTCGCCGAAGAGGCCCACGAGCGGCGAGGCCACGGCGCCGAACAGGAACTGGAGTCCGCCGATGAGCGCCGAGGCCGCGCCCGGTGCGCTGCGGCCCAGGCTCTGGCCGATGCTCATGGTGGAGGGGAAGATGATCGCGATGCCGGAGATGGCGACGAAGAGGCAGCTCCAGGTGACGGCCAGGTTCTCCCCGGTCACGGCCGGAAGGGCGACCAGGGCCACGGCGCCGATGCCCGAGACGGTGAGCCCCGCGATCAGGAGCGTGTTCAGCCGGACCCGTGCGGAGAGACGCGCGAAGGTGACTCCGGCGATCAGCATGCCCACGGCGTTCGACGCGAAGATCAGCGAGTAGGCGGTGGGCGATACGCCGTGCACGTTCTGGAAGACGAAGCTGGAGCCGCTGATGTAGGCGAACAGGGCCGCCGAGGTGAAGCCGAGCACGAGGACGTAGCCCATGAAGGCGCGGTGCCTGAGCAGCGTGCCCATGGTGCGGAAGGTGCCGCCGAGTCCTCCGCTGTGCCGGCGTTCGGGTGGCAGCGTCTCGGGGACCTTCTTCAGTACGGCGAACATCAGCAGCGCGCCGAGGACGGCGAGGGTGACGAAGACCGCGCGCCAGGTCGAAAGCGACAGGACCGCGCCGCCGATGACCGGCGCGGCGATCGGCGCGATGCCGAGGATCTGCGAGAGCAGCGCGAAGTAGCGGGGTACGTCCGCTCCGCGGAAGCAGTCGGTGATCACCGCGCGGGCGAGCACCATGCCGGCAGCGCCCGCGAAGCCCTGGAGGAAGCGGGCGGCGGTGAGCAGTTCCACGTTCGGTGCGACCGCGCACAGCAGCGAGAAGAGGACGAAGCCCGCCGATCCGGCGAGCAGGAGCCTGCGGCGGCCCCAGCCGTCGCTCAGCGGGCCGATCAGCAGCTGGCCCACGACCATGCCGACGAGGAAGGCGGTCAGTGTGAGCTGTACGGCCGAGCTGCTCGCGTGCAGCGTGGCGCCCATCGAGGGGAATCCGGGCACGTACATGTCGGTGGCGAGCGGGGCCACCGCGGTGAGCGCGCCCAGTACGGCGATCAGGGCGCCGGCCTGCTTGGGGGACACGGGCGGTGCGGACGGCCGCGGGCCGGAGGGGGTCCGGGCAGCCTGGGACACCGCCTCGTCCGAGGCGGGGGAAGGAGATAGCATGGAGTTAAAGGTAGCTGATGGTTCACTGGTTAACAAAGGAGTGCTGGTGCAGTCCCATCCCGATGGTGTCCGCGACGACTGGGTCCGTCACAATCCTGGGCTCGACGCCTCCGCCATGGAGGTCGTGGGCCTCGTCAAGCAGGTGTCCGCGCTCTTCAACCGTGCCCTGGAGCCGGTCTACGAGGGCGCTCCCCTCACCATCCCCGAGGCCGACCTGCTCATTCCGCTCCGCCATGCGACCGAGCCGGCCATCGCCCGCCGGCTGGCCGACAACATGGGGATGTCGCGCGCCGGGGTCAGCAAGACGCTGGCCAAGCTGGAGAAGCGCGGCCACATCGCACGCACGCCGAACCCGGCCGACCGGCGGGCCGCGCTCGTGACGATCACGGAGTCGGGCAAGCAGGCCATCGACCGGATCTTCCCGCGCCAGCTCACCACCGAGGCGGAACTGCTGGCCGGTCTCGGCGAGGACCGGGCGAGGGTGGTGGACGCCCTCGCCCTCCTCGCCGAGGTGATGGAGGACGGGCTGGCGAACGGCGGGCGCGGCCGCGACCTCGGCCTCGGTCTCAGCCAGATCCGCGCGCCCCAGGACATCACGGCCGACCGGGAGTAGCCGCCACGCCGGGGAGTCCCCGCCGCACCACACCAGGAACTCCCCCGCCGCCCGGGGCCCCGCCCGCATCACCCGTTCGGGCCACGCCGGTCGCCGTTCCCCGGCGGCCGTTCGACGATCGGGATTCGGTCGATCGAGGGGAGAGGTCTGTCATGGACCCACAGGACGGTTACGAGTGGCAGGCGCAGCAGACCGGATACGTACCGCCCCAGCATCAGCCCCGGCCCCAGGCCCCCCGCGTGGACGCCGGGCGGCTGTGGGCGGGCGGTGCCATGACCGCCGTCGTGGCCGCGCTCACCGCCGTGGTCGGGCTGTTGCTGATCCGCGGAGTGCTGGGCGTTCCCGTGTTCGCGCCTGAGGGTGACGGGGCGATGGGTGACGCGTCGACGGGTGTGCTGGCCATGGGGGCGACCCTCGCCGCCCTGGTGGCCACCGGCCTGCTGCACGTCCTGATTCTGGCGACGCCGCAGCCGGGCACGTTCTTCGTCTGGATCGTCACCCTCGCCACCGCCGTCATGGTGCTGCTGCCCTTCACCACGTCCGCCGCGCTGGACGCCAAGATCGGTTCGGCCGCGCTGTACCTCGTCATCGGCATCGCGATCGGCTCCCTGCTGTCCGCCGCCGGCCGCAGCGCGATGCGCCGGGAGTACTGAAGGGCTCAGCTCTCCTCGGTGAGCTGCTCGTCGAGTTCGTCGAAGAGCAGCTCGCCGTGGTCGATCTGGCCCGTGCGGTACGCGGATCGGGCGACCAGGTGCGCGGCCACCGGGCCGGTCATCAGCTGGAAGAAGCCGATCAGCGCCAGCGTCGCAAGGTCCATGCCGCTGCGCAGCCGCAGCGCGACCCCGGCCAGCACCAGCAGCATGCCGAGGGACTGCGGTTTGGTCGCTGCGTGGCTGCGGGACAGGACGTCGGGCAGCCGCAGCATGCCGATCACTCCGAGCAGGCAGATCGCCGCGCCGATCAGCAGCAGGACCGCGCCGGCCGTGTCGACGATCTGGAGCCAGAGACTCATGGTGCCTCCTTGTCGGTCCGCCGGTCGCCGTCCGTGTGCGGGTGGGCCGGCGGCCGGTCGCGTACCGCGATGAAGCGCGCGATGCCGACCGATCCGGTGAAGCCGAGGAAGGCCAGCACCAGCATGATCGGGAAGTAGAACGGGTCCCGCGCGAGGGCGGACTTGGCGCCGAGCCCGGCGATGATGAGCGCCGCGCAGACATCCAGCGAGATCGCCCGGTCCAGCATCGAGGGACCGCGCCAGATGCGGAACAGCAGCCCCGCTCCGGCGAGGACGATCAGGACGACGGCCGCGGTCAGCAGTACCCGGTCGACGGTCTCCGGCCCGCTCATGCGCCCTCCTCCCCGTCTTCCGGCCGCTCGCCGGTGTGCGGCGGCGACGGGGGCGGTCCGGCGACGCGGTCGATCTCGTCGCGGGTGCCGAAGGCCCGGACGGTCAGCTCCTCCATGCGCCAGACGGAGCGCCGGGCCGCGACCAGCGCGGCGGGCCGGTCCGCGTCGAGGACGTGCACGAAGACGGTGGCGGTGGCGCGTCGCACCTCGACGACCGATCCGCCCGGCACGTTCGACACCGCGACGGCCGTCGCGGTGAGCATCAGGTCCGAGCGGCAGCGCAGCGGTACGGCGATGACGGCGGCCCGGTGCGGGTGGTCCGCGAAGATCTGCCGGGTGACCCGCACGCCGGAGGTGTACATGTCGTAGAGCAGATACGTGACCAGCCGCAGGATGCCCCAGGGGTGCAGCCGCAGCCCCAGATCGACCGGCGGCAGGGGAAAGGCCAGACAGACGGCCACCGCGACCACGACGCCGGTCAGCACGTTGGCCCAGTTCAGGCTGGACCAGAGCAGCACCCAGATGACGGTGAGCCAGGCGATCAGCGGGAGTTCGAGCACCCGCGGCCGCCGGCTGCCGAACTCGCAGCTGAACGGGGGCAGGTTCTTGTTCCGGTTGGGGAACGTGATCATGCGTTTCACCGGCCGAGCACCGCCTCGATGTAGGGGACCCGCGCGATGAGTTCGGCGGCCGAGCGGTCGGTGTACGAGGTGAGCGGCCCGGCGAACACGGTGAAGGCGAGGCCGAGCGCGACCGTGGCCGCGGTGGCCCAGGTCATCAGATGCGGCAGCTTGGTCGTGGTGGTGACGGCATGGCCGTGGAGGGTGGCCGCGACCGCGCGCCCGGCCGGCTCGTAGCGGGGGCGTACCCCTTCGTCGCCGGTGCCGGGCATCCGGTCGGGGCCCTCGTCGCTGTCGTCGTCGCCGCTGTCGTCGTCCGACTCCAGGACCGTGCCGTCGGCGGCCTGGCCGGGCGGTGCGGCCCGCCAGAACGCGAGGTTCCAGACCTTGGCCATCACGTACAGCGTGAGCAGGCTGGTCGCCGTGGACCCGATGACGAGGATCCAGGCCCAGACGCTGCCGTCGGCGACACCGGCCCGCATGAGTCCGAGCTTGCCGATGAAGCCGGAGAGCGGCGGAATGCCGGCCAGGTTCATCGCGGGTACGAAGAAGAGGACGGCCAGCAGCGGGGCGGCCTTGGCGATGCCGCCGAGCCGGGTCAGCTCGGTGGTGCCGCCCCGGCGTTCGATCAGTCCGGCCACCAGGAACAGCGTGGTCTGGACGGTGATGTGGTGGACGACGTAGACAATGGCGCCGCCGTACGCCTGTCTGGTGGCGAGGCCGATCCCGAAGACCATGTAGCCGATGTGGCTGATGAGGGTGAAGGAGAGCAGCCGCTTCAGGTCGGTCTGTGCGACGGCGCCCAGGATGCCGACGACCATCGAGGCGAGTGCCGCGGCCATCAGCAGGTCGCCGAGCCGGTTGCCGGGGAAGAGCAGGGTCTCGGTGCGCAGCATGCAGTAGACGCCGACCTTGGTGAGCAGTCCGGCGAAGACCGCGGTGACGGGGGCGGGCGCGGTCGGGTAGGAGTCGGGGAGCCAGGCGGCGAGGGGGAAGACGGCGGCCTTGATGGCGAAGACGGTCAGCAGCATCGCCTGGATCAAGGTCTGGACGCCCAGCGGGAGTTGGGCGAGGCGGCCGGCCAGCTGGGCGAAGTTGGCGGTGCCGGTGGCCGCGTACGTCATGGCGATGGCGGTGAGGAAGAGCATCGAGGAGAAGAGGGAGATGATCACGTAGGTGGAGCCCGCCCGGATCCGGGGGCCGGTTCCGCCGAGCGTGAGCAGGACGAAGCTGGCGACCAGCATGATCTCGAAGCCGACGTACAGGTTGACCAGGTCGCCGGCGAGGAAGGTGCAGGAGACCCCGGCGACCAGGATCAGGTAGGCGGGGTGGAAGACGGCGACCGGGGTCTCCTCGTCCCGGTCGGCCATGCCCTGGCCCAGGGAGTAGACGAGGACGCAGAGGGTGACGGCCGAGGAGACGGTCAGCATCAGTCCGGAGAGCCGGTCGGCGACCAGGGTGATGCCGA
This genomic interval from Streptomyces sp. NBC_00464 contains the following:
- a CDS encoding carbamoyltransferase N-terminal domain-containing protein produces the protein MITAGLKLTHSGGLALLEDDKLLFNIEVQKLANNPRYSPVADLSLIPELLAGQGFKVSDVDYWALDGWDGREAGRISVLDNGRPIDLTVAPYRENDTVTSLVRPGSTGELPIGGKSVAYDSFVHVSSHFAAAYCSSPFAARGEDSFVLVWDGGTFPRLYFVDAEHGTVENGGEVFPLIGHSYAMAAQYFGPWARRSGDRSKVVDDLSVAGKLMAYIALGEPKDAIQEALRDAFHKSFEAPTQAVAQYRQAVTGCGSNGEPSHRYVHGYLSDAAEQIGTLGVSDEDVLASMHQFMEDLLVERIVEKARRWKGDGPWNLAFAGGCALNIKWNSALRAHPLFRDVWVPPFPDDSGSAIGTACAAYAHLKGVSAVQWNARTGPSLVATPDVPEGWTSRDCTVDEVAKILHETGKPLVFLHGNAELGPRALGARSIISVATDPAAKDLLNEIKEREYYRPVAPICLVEHAEEIFDPGTPDPYMLFDHDVRPDWVERVPAVIHLDGTARLQTVSVDEDPVLTDLLRSYHALSGVPVLCNTSANLNGRSFFPDAASAMKWGRTDHVWADGTLYSKS
- a CDS encoding cupin domain-containing protein, with the translated sequence MTSQTNNQIYFPDADVALNEDGTRFASYRRDDTQVTIIHIPPHGSLAAPAGTESRVGMVVQGRLSVTVGGVTRSMEAERDVYVAPPGVDVSIANNSSEEVVALEIKRAHEGDSTPTPSEYFLGPYESRKFVGMDVTFFVNNWIELMLADIPSGGEMPYHKHSHEQVGICLDGRYEMTVEKTSSELTFGGTYFCVSQEGHGAVNPNSGVARSLNIFIPPRYHRVSKLKNEKEAQ
- a CDS encoding Dabb family protein, with translation MIRHIVLFKFKPGVDWTDPRALAAERTAAQVGSEVPEVKEWRVGRNVSPREVAYDFLVDGLLEDMDKVESYLVHPFHQDAIRQWREISDWVIADVEV
- a CDS encoding ATP-binding cassette domain-containing protein, with translation MPTSRKGGGRPSPDAVSAVGLRKSYGDKVVLDGIDLTIPAGTVFALLGPNGAGKTTAVKILSTLITADAGELHVGGHDLATDPQAVRAAIGVTGQFSAVDGLITGEENMLLMADLHHLPKSEGRRVAAELLDRFDLADAAKKPAATYSGGMKRRLDIAMTLVGNPRIIFLDEPTTGLDPRSRHNMWQIIRQLVSDGVTVFLTTQYLDEADELADRIAVLNDGKIAAEGTADELKRIVPGGHIRLRFTDPAVYRSAASTLGEVTRDDEALSLQIPSDGSQRELRALLDWLDVAGVEADELTVHTPDLDDVFFAMTGSKQPAQAAQSKETVR
- a CDS encoding ABC transporter permease, with protein sequence MSALSLAARDSSTMLRRNLLHARRYPSLTLNLLLTPIMLLLLFVYIFGDVMSAGIGGPGASRSDYIAYIVPGLLLMTIGSTTIGSAVSVSNDMTEGIIARFRTMAIHRGSVLIGHVVGSVLQCVASVVLVGAVGVAIGFRSTDATSLEWLAAFGLLVLFSTAFTWIAVGMGLISPNAEAASNNAMPMILLPMLSSAFIPVDTMPGWFQPIGEYQPFTPAIETLRGLLLGTEIGNNGWLAIGWCVGLTVLGYFWSTSKFNSDQK
- a CDS encoding DmpA family aminopeptidase, with product MRARELGLPLTGETGPWNAITDVPGVEVGYVTLCEGDDVRTGVTALLPRGRDGVGTPCSAGWHSFNGNGEMTGTAWIEESGSLAVPVLITNTYAVGPVHRGVVEWVRANRRDMAPEWLLPVVTETWDGHLNDIHGTAVESRHAADAIEAASSGPVEEGCVGGGTGMRCYGFKGGSGTASRVVGYGGDRYTVGAFVQANFGARRELVVAGVPVGRELPDGPAPESDGERQVPPGAGSVIVVVATDAPLLPGQCKALARRATLGLARTGTTGSHFSGDIFLAFSTANEGALTSTFPEDDGSAPYESMRFVPWGRMDPFYGAVVESVEEAVLNVLTGAQSMTGRAGHHVPALPLDRVSELLAERGVVA
- a CDS encoding multidrug effflux MFS transporter, translated to MLSPSPASDEAVSQAARTPSGPRPSAPPVSPKQAGALIAVLGALTAVAPLATDMYVPGFPSMGATLHASSSAVQLTLTAFLVGMVVGQLLIGPLSDGWGRRRLLLAGSAGFVLFSLLCAVAPNVELLTAARFLQGFAGAAGMVLARAVITDCFRGADVPRYFALLSQILGIAPIAAPVIGGAVLSLSTWRAVFVTLAVLGALLMFAVLKKVPETLPPERRHSGGLGGTFRTMGTLLRHRAFMGYVLVLGFTSAALFAYISGSSFVFQNVHGVSPTAYSLIFASNAVGMLIAGVTFARLSARVRLNTLLIAGLTVSGIGAVALVALPAVTGENLAVTWSCLFVAISGIAIIFPSTMSIGQSLGRSAPGAASALIGGLQFLFGAVASPLVGLFGEDSATPMAVVILIALALAGVCLVLLARPWMSHGEVTDEPVRSEKA
- a CDS encoding MarR family winged helix-turn-helix transcriptional regulator, whose translation is MQSHPDGVRDDWVRHNPGLDASAMEVVGLVKQVSALFNRALEPVYEGAPLTIPEADLLIPLRHATEPAIARRLADNMGMSRAGVSKTLAKLEKRGHIARTPNPADRRAALVTITESGKQAIDRIFPRQLTTEAELLAGLGEDRARVVDALALLAEVMEDGLANGGRGRDLGLGLSQIRAPQDITADRE